The Burkholderia sp. NRF60-BP8 genomic sequence TTCCCGCCGCTTCAGCCGCACCTTCCGCTGCATCGACACCCGTTCCGTCGCGAACGCAGCCGTTTTTCGGTCAATTCGCCGCGTTCCGGCGCCTTTTTTCACGCGTCGCGCGCTTTGACGGTATGCTATTCGCCAGCCGCGCCGGCCCTGCCTGCTTCCGGGCCGCGCCTGCCTCCGTCATCCAGCGAAAAACACGCGCCACGTGGGAGATCCTATGCACGTCAAGCTGTTCGCCGCGGCCGCCGTCGCCGCCGCCCTTGCCGCCCCCGGCCTCGCCGCCGCCAAGCCGCTCACCGTCTGCACGGAATCGAGCCCGGACGGTTTCGACGTCGTGCAGTACAACTCGCTCGTCACGACCAACGCATCGGCCGACGTGATCTTCAACACGCTCGTGTCCTACGACGAAGCCACGAAGAAGGTCGTGCCCGCGCTCGCCGACAAATGGGAAACGAGCGCCGACGGCCTCACGTACACGTTCCACCTGCGCCCGAACGTCGCGTTCCAGACCACCGACTATTTCAAGCCGGGCCGCCCGCTCGACGCGGACGACGTCGTGTTCACGTTCACGCGGATGCTCGACGATGCGAATCCGTGGCACAAGGTGGCCGGCGCGAGCGGCTTCCCGCACGCGCAGTCGATGGGCCTCGTGAAGCTCGTGAAGTCGGTCACGAAAGTCGACGACAGCACGGTGAAGTTCGTGCTGAACGAACCGAACGCGACGTTCGTGCCGATCCTGACGATGGGCTTCGCGTCGATCTACTCGGCCGAGTACGCTGACCAGCTGCTGAAGGCCGGCAAGCAGGCCGACGTGAACGCGAAGCCGGTCGGCACCGGCCCGTTCGTGCTGAAGAGCTATACGAAGGACGCGCTGATCCGCTACGACGCGAATCCGACGTACTGGGGCACGAAGCCGAAGGTCGACCGGCTGATCTACGCGATCACGCCCGACCCGTCGGTGCGCCTGCAGAAGGTGAAGGCCGGCGAATGCCAGATCGCGCTGTCGCCGAAGCCGCAGGACGTGCTCGCCGCGAAGGGCGAAAGCGCGCTGAAGGTCGTGCAGACGCCCGCGTTCATGACCGCGTTCGTCGCGTTGAACACGCAGAAGAAGCCGCTCGACAACGACAAGGTGCGCGAGGCGCTGAATCTCGCGTTCGACCGCGCAACCTACCTGAAGGTCGTGTTCGACAATACCGCGACGGCCGCGAACAACCCGTATCCGCCGAACACGTGGAGCTACGCGAAGGACGTCGCGCCGTATGCGTACGATCCGGCGAAGGCGAAACAGTTGCTCGCGCAGGCCGGCTTCCCGAACGGTTTCTCGACGACCATCTGGACGCGCCCGACCGGCAGCGTGCTGAACCCGAACCCGAAGGTCGGCGCGGAACTGCTGCAGGCCGACCTCGCGAAGATCGGCGTGAAGGCCGAGGTCAAGGTGATCGAATGGGGCGAGCTGATCAAGCAGGCGAAGCTCGGCCAGCATGACATGCTGTTCATGGGCTGGGCCGGCGACAACGGCGATCCGGACAACTACCTGTCGCCGCTGTTCAGTTGCAACGCGGTGAAGTCGGGCATCAACTTCGCGCGCTTCTGCGATGCGCAGCTCGACAAGCTGATCGCCGACGGCAAGTCGACCGCCGACCAGGCCAAGCGCGCGAAGCTGTACGAAAGCGCGCAGAAGATCATCCACGACCAGGCGCTGTGGATCCCGCTCGGCTACCCGACCGCGGCCGCGCTCACGCGCACGAACGTGAGCGGCTATCGCGTCAGTCCGTTCGGGCGGCAGAATTTCACGACGGTCGCCGTGCAGTAACGCGCCCCGCGCGCGTCGCGCGCAAGCGACGGTGCGTCGGGCCGTCGCTTGCGGCCCGCGCGCCGCGCTTGCTACACTGCGCGCTCATTCCTCATACCGGACGCCAGCCAAAGTGAATAACTAAGCCTTCCCGAAATGTTTTCGCCGCCGTGCCACGCACGCCGCGCGCGAAGGTCTTCACGCATTTTCGGAGGTGCTTATGGCTGCTGCCACGCCGACCGGCGCGCTCGTCGCGCTTCATCACGTTTCCTTCCGCTTCGACGACGGCGTCACGCTGTTCGATTCGCTCGACCTGTCCATCGACCGCACGCCGACCGGCATCGTCGGCCGCAACGGCGTCGGCAAGAGCCTGCTCGCGCAATTGATCGCGGGCCGCCGCGCGCCGAGTGCGGGTGCCATCGAGCGGCATACGCAGGTCGTCTACGTCGCGCAGCAGCACGACCGCGACGACACGGCGGCCGCCCCGCGGACCGTCGCGCAGATCGCCGCGCTCGATGCGCCGCTCGGCGCGCTCGCGCTTCTCGCCGACGGCCGCGCGGCGCCGCACGACTTCGAGCTGATCGGCGATCGCTGGGACCTGCCCGAGCGGCTGCGCGCGGCGCTCGACGCGGCCGGCCTGCACGACGTCCGCGCCGACACGCCCGCGCATACGCTGAGCGGCGGCCAGCTCGCGCGCGTCGCGCTGATCGGTGCGCTGCTGTCGGACGCCGGCCTGCTCGTGCTCGACGAACCCACCAACCATCTCGACGCGCCGGGCCGCGCGTGGCTGTGCGCGGCGCTCGACGGCTGGCGCGGCGGAGTCGTCGTCGTGAGCCACGACCGCGCGCTGCTCGCCGGCGTGCAACGCATCGTCGAGCTGACGCCGCACGGTGCGCGCTCGTACGGCGGCAACTACGCGCTTTACCGCGCGCAACGCGACGCGCAACAGGACGCCGCGCAAGCGGCGCTCGACCACGCGCGCACCGAGCGCGGGCGCATGCGGCGCAGGCTCGAACAGGAACACGACACGATCCAGCGTCACGCGGCCGCGTCGCTGCGCGGCGCGAAGACGGTCAACCTGTCGTCGATGGCGAAACAGCGCCGCAAGGGTGCGGCGCGCAGCATCATGGGCCAGG encodes the following:
- a CDS encoding ABC transporter substrate-binding protein, translated to MHVKLFAAAAVAAALAAPGLAAAKPLTVCTESSPDGFDVVQYNSLVTTNASADVIFNTLVSYDEATKKVVPALADKWETSADGLTYTFHLRPNVAFQTTDYFKPGRPLDADDVVFTFTRMLDDANPWHKVAGASGFPHAQSMGLVKLVKSVTKVDDSTVKFVLNEPNATFVPILTMGFASIYSAEYADQLLKAGKQADVNAKPVGTGPFVLKSYTKDALIRYDANPTYWGTKPKVDRLIYAITPDPSVRLQKVKAGECQIALSPKPQDVLAAKGESALKVVQTPAFMTAFVALNTQKKPLDNDKVREALNLAFDRATYLKVVFDNTATAANNPYPPNTWSYAKDVAPYAYDPAKAKQLLAQAGFPNGFSTTIWTRPTGSVLNPNPKVGAELLQADLAKIGVKAEVKVIEWGELIKQAKLGQHDMLFMGWAGDNGDPDNYLSPLFSCNAVKSGINFARFCDAQLDKLIADGKSTADQAKRAKLYESAQKIIHDQALWIPLGYPTAAALTRTNVSGYRVSPFGRQNFTTVAVQ
- a CDS encoding ATP-binding cassette domain-containing protein — its product is MAAATPTGALVALHHVSFRFDDGVTLFDSLDLSIDRTPTGIVGRNGVGKSLLAQLIAGRRAPSAGAIERHTQVVYVAQQHDRDDTAAAPRTVAQIAALDAPLGALALLADGRAAPHDFELIGDRWDLPERLRAALDAAGLHDVRADTPAHTLSGGQLARVALIGALLSDAGLLVLDEPTNHLDAPGRAWLCAALDGWRGGVVVVSHDRALLAGVQRIVELTPHGARSYGGNYALYRAQRDAQQDAAQAALDHARTERGRMRRRLEQEHDTIQRHAAASLRGAKTVNLSSMAKQRRKGAARSIMGQVRRHQDDFKTTLDERVQHAAERVDAAAPVLVSLPGTEVSARRQLFTLERAQLPWCVAGDADAITWSASGAVRIALTGPNGCGKSTLLRMLAGELAPRSGTCTTHVSAAYLDQRLALLDLERSIVEQLGLLDTPLAEGDLRSRLALLQLDATRATQSARQLSGGERLKAALACALWRGTPAQLLLLDEPTNHLDLESVRAIEAALAGFPGAIVVASHDAAFLAALEPTHTMQWQRDGWRHEPVA